DNA from Bradyrhizobium japonicum USDA 6:
GCGTATCGATCGCACCCGGCGCAATCGCGTTGACGCGAATACCGTCGGCCGCGAAATCCACCGCCATTGTCCGGGTCAGGCTGACGATCGCGCCCTTGGCTGCGATATAGGCACTGTTGCCCTTGCCGCCGGCGATCGCAAGCTGCGATGCCAGCGTGATGATCGAGCCGCCCTTTTGCCGCTGCATCTGCGGCACCGCCGCCCGCGCCCACAGCCAGGTGCCGCCGACATTGGCGCGGAACACTGCGTCCCAGTCTTCCGGGCTCGTCGTCAGCACCGTCCCGCCGCAGGAGAAGCCCGCCGCGGTCATGAGGATATCGAGACGGCCGAGCCGCGCCATGATGTCGCCGACAACGGCCTCGGCGAAGCCGGCATCGCCGACGTCGCCGACATGCGTCGTCGCCTCACCCACAACGCTCAAAGTCTCCTGAAGGCCGGCGGCATCGCGATCGACCAAAGCAAGCTGGGCGCCTTCCTCCGCAAACAGCTTTGCGCTGGCGCGGCCAATGCCCGAAGCTGCTCCCGTGATGATGGCCGTGCGCCCCTGCAGCCGCATGTCAGATCCACTCCTTGTGCTGGGCCAACCAGGCGCTCATCGCCGCGGCGGACTCGGCACAGCCGAACCGCGCGCGCCAGCCGAACTCATCCGCCATCCGGTTCACCGCGAGCGCCGCGCGAGCCGGCCCGTGCAGCTTTATCGCGGTCTTTTCTCCGGGTGCCGCGAGCCGGCACTCCAGGCCGGGATGCAACGCCGCGAACGCCTCGCCCCATTGCAATGCGGGCCACACCCCGCCGTTCGAAATGTTGTACAGCCGGTGACGAGGGCGCTCTGCTTCGACCAGAATCGCGACCGCTTCGGCAGCGTCAGGCGCGTAGGTCCAGTCCCGCATGCCCGGCTCCGGCATGATCGCCGGCTCACCGCGAGCGAATGCGGCCAGAATCTGATACTGGAGGCTCGGTGTATCGCGCACTGAACCGGGGCGCTCCCACGGTCCGAACACCGCAGTCAACCGCACGCTCAGGAAATCGCCGCCAAAGAGCTCGGCATGGCGAGCGACAGAGCGCTCCGAGGTGAACTTGCTGATGGCGTAGAACGAGACCGGATCGCATGGCGTTTCCTCGTCGAGAATCTCGACCCGCGCGCCCGCGGCGCCATAGGCCGATGCCGACGAGAGATTGACGACACGGCGAACGCGATGACGTATCGCAGAGAGCAGGATCGGGATCTGCGCCATCACGTTGATCTCGAGGACGCGCGCGGTCGAGGCACGCTCGAGTTCATCGCCGGCCGTCACCGCGGCGCCCAGCACGATCGCATCGCAGCCCGCGGCAATGAGGGCGTCGATAGCGTCTGCGTCGGTGATATCACCCTGCACGGCCTTGAGCCGTGCACCGTAGTCAGCAAGCGATCGCCGCGCGGATGGCGGCAACTCTGCGCGGTCATACAGCGTCACGTCATGCCCGCGCGCGAGCAGCACCTCGGCAAGATTGAGGCCGACAAAGCCGGTGCCACCGAAGACGACGATCTTCATCGCGCGCGATCCGCCGTCACAGCAGTTTTGCCCCAAAATTCCGCTCGGGATCCATGTCGGCGACGAGCCGCCCCGTCGGCTTTGCCGCCTCACCGCCGCTCCGCGCCAGGAATTTTCCGCTGCCGGCAGTCGCGAGACACTTGTTGCCGTCGATGATCACCCGCCCGCGCGAGAGTACGCCAACCGGCCAGCCCTTCAGCTTGCGGCCCGCGAACGGCGTGTAGCCGGCGAGGTCGTGCATCATCTCGTCGGCGATCACGGTCTCGCGGCTGGGATCCCAGATCGCGATATCGGCATCGGCGCCGACCGCGATCGAGCCCTTGCGTGGATGCAGATTGTAGATCTTGGCCGGCGCCGTCGAGGTCAATTCCACGAACTTTTCCAGGCCGAGCCGGCCCTTCGACACCATCGCGTCGAACAGCAGCGGCAGCCGCAGCTCCAGCCCCGGCAGGCCGTTCGCGACCTGCTTGAAGTTCGGATTGGGGCCGGCGCGCAGCTTGCCGGTCTCGTCGTAGCGATAGGGCGCATGATCGGACGAGATGGTCTGGAGATCGCCGAGCGACAGCGCCTGCCAGAGCGCTTCCTGGTCGGAATGCGTGCGCGGCGGCGGGCTGCACATCCACTTCGCGCCCTCGGCGCCCGGCTTGTCGAGATCGTTTGCCGTGAGGAACAGATATTGCGGACAGGTCTCGGCGAAGACCTTCAACCCCTGCCCGCGCGAATCGCGGATGACCTTGGCGCCTTCGGCCGTGGACACATGGAAGATCATGATGGGCTGGTCGATCAGCGCCGCCATCCCGATCAGCCGGGTGAAGGCTTCCGCCTCCGACACGCGAGCGTGGCTGACGGCGTGGTATTTCGGCATGGTGTAGCCGCGCGCGAGCAGGCGCTTCACCATCCAGGCGATGATGCCGTGATTTTCGGCATGGGCGCACAACATCGCGCCCGACTGGCGTGCGGCCAGAAGAACGTCGAGCAGCGGCTCGTCGTCGACCTTGAGCCGATCATAGGTCATGAAGATCTTGATCGAGCCATGGCCCTGCTTCACCAGCGCTGGAATGTGCTCCTCGATTGTCTCCTTGGTCGCATCCGCAATGATCATGTGAAAGGCGTAGTCGATCACGGCGCCCTTCTTGGCCAGCGCGTGATAATCCTCGACCACCTGCGGCAGCTTCATGCCAACATGCTGGGCCGCGAACGGGATCACCGTGGTGGTGCCGCCGA
Protein-coding regions in this window:
- the hydA gene encoding dihydropyrimidinase produces the protein MTEPTYDLIIRGGRVATTTDVFEADVAISGETIAAIGRGLPAAKREIDARGKLVLPGGVDSHAHIEQLSAAGIMNADTFESATVSAAFGGTTTVIPFAAQHVGMKLPQVVEDYHALAKKGAVIDYAFHMIIADATKETIEEHIPALVKQGHGSIKIFMTYDRLKVDDEPLLDVLLAARQSGAMLCAHAENHGIIAWMVKRLLARGYTMPKYHAVSHARVSEAEAFTRLIGMAALIDQPIMIFHVSTAEGAKVIRDSRGQGLKVFAETCPQYLFLTANDLDKPGAEGAKWMCSPPPRTHSDQEALWQALSLGDLQTISSDHAPYRYDETGKLRAGPNPNFKQVANGLPGLELRLPLLFDAMVSKGRLGLEKFVELTSTAPAKIYNLHPRKGSIAVGADADIAIWDPSRETVIADEMMHDLAGYTPFAGRKLKGWPVGVLSRGRVIIDGNKCLATAGSGKFLARSGGEAAKPTGRLVADMDPERNFGAKLL
- a CDS encoding SDR family oxidoreductase, producing the protein MRLQGRTAIITGAASGIGRASAKLFAEEGAQLALVDRDAAGLQETLSVVGEATTHVGDVGDAGFAEAVVGDIMARLGRLDILMTAAGFSCGGTVLTTSPEDWDAVFRANVGGTWLWARAAVPQMQRQKGGSIITLASQLAIAGGKGNSAYIAAKGAIVSLTRTMAVDFAADGIRVNAIAPGAIDTPMLRRSFARHANSEEVREASRNRHAMKRFGQAEEIAQTALHLASDASSFTTGTVMVVDGGWLAA
- a CDS encoding NAD-dependent epimerase/dehydratase family protein — its product is MKIVVFGGTGFVGLNLAEVLLARGHDVTLYDRAELPPSARRSLADYGARLKAVQGDITDADAIDALIAAGCDAIVLGAAVTAGDELERASTARVLEINVMAQIPILLSAIRHRVRRVVNLSSASAYGAAGARVEILDEETPCDPVSFYAISKFTSERSVARHAELFGGDFLSVRLTAVFGPWERPGSVRDTPSLQYQILAAFARGEPAIMPEPGMRDWTYAPDAAEAVAILVEAERPRHRLYNISNGGVWPALQWGEAFAALHPGLECRLAAPGEKTAIKLHGPARAALAVNRMADEFGWRARFGCAESAAAMSAWLAQHKEWI